The following are from one region of the Streptomyces decoyicus genome:
- a CDS encoding M20/M25/M40 family metallo-hydrolase has protein sequence MAERDRAGEPAAGQAAGVDRQALDEVVRFTSELIRIDTSNAGDGACRERPAAEYVAERLAGAGLTPTLLERSKGRTNVVARIDGTDPGADALLVHGHLDVVPAEPADWSVHPFSGEVRDGVVWGRGAIDMKNMDAMVLAAVRQWARSGVRPRRDIVLAFTADEEASAEDGSGFLADRHAGLFEGCTEGISESGAFTFHAGSGMRLYPVAAGERGTAWLKLTARGRAGHGSKVNRDNAVSRLAAAVARIGEHEWPVRLTPTVRAALRELAALHGVEVDVDAPRFDVDALLGKLGPAAKLVEPTVRNSANPTMLSAGYKVNVIPGSAVAQVDGRVVPGGEAEFRTTMDELTGPDVSWDYQHREVALQAPVDSPAFAAMRAAIERFDPDGHVVPYCMSGGTDAKQFSRLGITGYGFSPLKLPEGFDYQALFHGVDERVPVEGLHFGVRVLDHFLRTV, from the coding sequence ATGGCTGAGCGTGACAGGGCCGGGGAACCGGCAGCCGGGCAGGCCGCCGGCGTGGACCGGCAGGCGCTCGACGAGGTGGTGCGGTTCACCTCCGAGCTGATCCGGATCGACACCAGCAACGCCGGCGACGGCGCCTGCCGGGAGCGCCCGGCCGCCGAGTACGTCGCCGAGCGGCTGGCCGGGGCCGGGCTGACGCCGACGCTGCTGGAACGCAGCAAGGGCCGCACGAATGTGGTCGCCCGTATCGACGGCACCGACCCCGGGGCCGACGCCCTGCTGGTGCACGGCCATCTGGACGTGGTCCCCGCCGAACCCGCCGACTGGAGCGTGCACCCCTTCTCCGGGGAGGTCCGCGACGGCGTGGTCTGGGGCCGGGGCGCCATCGACATGAAGAACATGGACGCGATGGTGCTCGCCGCCGTACGGCAGTGGGCCCGTAGCGGAGTGCGGCCGCGGCGGGACATCGTGCTGGCGTTCACCGCCGACGAGGAGGCCAGCGCCGAGGACGGCTCGGGCTTCCTCGCCGACCGGCACGCCGGGCTCTTCGAGGGCTGCACCGAGGGCATCAGCGAGTCCGGAGCCTTCACCTTCCACGCGGGCAGCGGGATGCGGCTGTACCCGGTCGCCGCGGGGGAGCGCGGAACGGCCTGGCTGAAGCTGACCGCCCGGGGCCGGGCCGGGCACGGATCGAAGGTCAACCGCGACAACGCCGTCAGCCGGCTGGCCGCGGCCGTGGCCCGGATCGGCGAGCACGAGTGGCCGGTCCGGCTCACCCCGACCGTGCGGGCCGCGCTGCGCGAACTCGCCGCGCTGCACGGCGTCGAGGTGGATGTCGACGCGCCGCGTTTTGATGTCGACGCGCTGCTGGGCAAGCTCGGACCGGCCGCCAAGCTGGTCGAGCCGACCGTCCGCAACAGCGCCAACCCGACGATGCTGTCGGCCGGTTACAAGGTCAACGTGATCCCGGGATCCGCCGTCGCCCAGGTGGACGGCCGGGTGGTTCCCGGCGGCGAGGCGGAGTTCCGTACGACCATGGACGAGCTCACCGGGCCCGACGTGAGCTGGGACTACCAGCATCGCGAGGTCGCGCTCCAGGCCCCGGTCGACTCCCCGGCCTTTGCCGCGATGCGGGCGGCGATCGAGCGCTTCGACCCGGACGGCCATGTCGTGCCGTACTGCATGTCCGGCGGCACGGACGCCAAGCAGTTTTCCCGGCTGGGCATCACCGGCTATGGTTTCTCGCCGCTCAAACTGCCCGAGGGGTTCGACTACCAGGCGCTCTTCCACGGTGTGGACGAGCGGGTGCCGGTCGAAGGACTGCACTTCGGCGTCCGGGTGCTCGATCACTTCCTGCGCACGGTCTGA
- a CDS encoding prolyl oligopeptidase family serine peptidase: MVTTAPYGSWASPIDARTVAAHDGRPAFVGVVGDEVWWTQPRPSEGGRRALVRLRPDGAEESVLPAPWNVRSRVLEYGGQPWAGTVTEHGPLVVFSNFADQRLYAYAPDSDEAPRPLTPHSAVGAGLRWADPVLCPERGEVWCVLEEFTGDRPTEVRRVIAAVPLDGSAAEHRACVRELTDDRHRFVTGPRISADGRRAAWIAWDHPRMPWEGTLAMVARITGKGEFEDIRPLVGDLGTPAPQGGAAGESVAQIEWAADGSLLFVSDVSGWWEVQRVDPDAVGDGVVASRCLCPARQEEFGGPLWNVGQRWFLPLENGTLAVIHGRGSTTLGILDPVSGELVDSAGPWTEWAPTLAVHGSRVLGIAAGPHSSYEIVELDTCTGRARGIAGRPADVLDPAYYPRPQSRTFTGPDGRDIHAHIYPPHSPDHRAPDGELPPYVVWAHGGPTSHAPLVLDLEIAYFTSRGIGVAEVNYGGSTGYGREYRERLRGQWGVVDVEDCAAVARALADGGTADRARLAIRGGSAGGWTAAASLTATDLYACGTISYPILDLTGWATGETHDFESRYLDSLVGPLAEVPDRYRERSPLHRADRIAAPFLLLQGLDDVICPPAQCERFLAEVAGRGMPHAYLAFAGEGHGFRREETIVRAVEAELSLYVQTFGLTRSDVPALELRG, encoded by the coding sequence ATGGTGACCACGGCTCCGTACGGCAGCTGGGCGTCCCCGATAGATGCCCGCACGGTCGCCGCGCACGACGGCCGGCCCGCCTTTGTCGGGGTGGTCGGCGACGAGGTGTGGTGGACGCAGCCGCGGCCCTCCGAGGGCGGCCGGCGGGCGCTGGTCCGGCTGCGGCCGGACGGCGCCGAGGAGTCGGTGCTGCCCGCACCCTGGAACGTCCGCAGCCGGGTGCTGGAGTACGGCGGCCAGCCCTGGGCCGGCACGGTCACCGAGCACGGACCGCTGGTCGTCTTCAGCAACTTCGCCGACCAGCGGCTGTACGCCTACGCACCGGACAGCGACGAGGCCCCCCGCCCGCTCACTCCGCACTCCGCCGTCGGCGCCGGACTGCGCTGGGCCGATCCGGTGCTGTGCCCGGAGCGCGGTGAGGTCTGGTGCGTCCTGGAGGAGTTCACGGGCGACCGGCCGACCGAGGTGCGCCGGGTGATCGCCGCCGTGCCGCTCGACGGTTCGGCGGCCGAACACCGCGCTTGTGTAAGGGAGTTGACCGATGACCGGCACCGTTTCGTGACCGGTCCGCGGATCTCGGCCGACGGACGGCGGGCCGCGTGGATCGCCTGGGACCACCCGCGGATGCCCTGGGAGGGCACGCTGGCGATGGTGGCCCGGATCACCGGCAAGGGCGAGTTCGAGGACATCCGGCCGCTCGTCGGCGACCTCGGCACCCCCGCGCCGCAAGGCGGTGCGGCCGGCGAGTCCGTCGCGCAGATCGAGTGGGCGGCCGACGGCTCGCTGCTCTTCGTCTCCGACGTCAGCGGCTGGTGGGAGGTGCAGCGCGTCGACCCTGACGCGGTGGGTGACGGCGTGGTGGCGAGCCGCTGCCTGTGCCCGGCCCGGCAGGAGGAGTTCGGCGGGCCGCTGTGGAACGTCGGGCAGCGCTGGTTCCTGCCGCTGGAGAACGGCACCCTCGCGGTGATCCACGGCCGCGGCTCCACCACCCTGGGCATCCTCGACCCGGTGAGCGGTGAACTCGTCGACTCCGCGGGCCCCTGGACGGAATGGGCACCCACCCTCGCCGTGCACGGCAGCCGCGTCCTCGGCATCGCGGCCGGCCCGCACAGCTCGTACGAGATCGTCGAGCTGGACACCTGCACCGGACGCGCCCGGGGGATCGCCGGCCGGCCTGCCGACGTCCTGGACCCGGCCTACTACCCCCGGCCGCAGAGCCGTACCTTCACCGGCCCCGACGGGCGGGACATCCACGCCCACATCTATCCGCCGCACAGCCCCGACCACCGGGCCCCCGACGGCGAGCTGCCGCCCTACGTCGTGTGGGCGCACGGCGGCCCCACCAGCCACGCCCCGCTGGTGCTCGACCTGGAGATCGCCTACTTCACGTCCCGGGGCATCGGTGTCGCCGAGGTCAACTACGGGGGCTCGACGGGCTACGGCCGTGAGTACCGCGAGCGGCTGCGCGGCCAGTGGGGCGTGGTCGACGTCGAGGACTGCGCGGCCGTCGCCCGGGCGCTGGCCGACGGGGGCACCGCCGACCGCGCGCGGCTGGCCATCCGCGGCGGCAGCGCCGGCGGCTGGACCGCCGCCGCCTCGCTGACCGCCACCGACCTCTACGCCTGCGGCACCATCAGCTATCCGATCCTGGACCTGACCGGCTGGGCCACCGGCGAGACCCATGACTTCGAGTCGCGGTATCTGGATTCGCTGGTCGGTCCGCTCGCGGAGGTGCCCGACCGCTACCGCGAGCGCTCGCCGCTGCATCGCGCGGACCGTATCGCCGCGCCGTTCCTGCTGCTCCAGGGCCTGGACGATGTGATCTGCCCGCCGGCGCAGTGCGAGCGGTTCCTCGCCGAGGTCGCCGGGCGCGGCATGCCGCACGCCTATCTGGCCTTCGCCGGGGAGGGGCACGGATTCCGCAGGGAAGAGACCATCGTGCGCGCCGTGGAGGCGGAACTCTCCCTCTACGTCCAGACCTTCGGCCTCACCCGCAGCGATGTCCCGGCGCTGGAGCTGCGCGGATGA